The following are encoded together in the Bacillus sp. V2I10 genome:
- a CDS encoding ABC transporter permease has product MSFRKNWDLYLLISPVILYFIIFHYIPMYGVQIAFKDFFPVNGISGSPWVGFKHFERFFNSYYFWRLIKNTLGIGLYTLALSFPIPIIIALMLNEVKHEKYKRFVQTVIYAPHFLSTVVVVGMLLLFLKPDGLVNQLIILFGGKPIYFITEPSLFKSLYVFSDVWQTMGWSSIIYLAALASIDYQLHEAAIIDGATRMQRIWHINVPTIFPTIVIMFILSAGSIMAVGFEKVFLMQNSLNMPTSDVISTFVYRAGILDAQYSFSAAVGLFNSVINFIMLIVVNSFAKKINETSLW; this is encoded by the coding sequence ATATCCTTCAGGAAAAATTGGGATCTATATTTGTTGATTTCACCTGTCATACTTTATTTTATTATCTTTCACTACATTCCCATGTATGGAGTACAAATTGCATTTAAAGACTTTTTCCCTGTAAACGGAATATCAGGAAGTCCATGGGTTGGCTTTAAACATTTTGAACGATTTTTTAATAGTTATTATTTTTGGCGTTTAATTAAAAATACACTTGGAATCGGTTTATATACGTTAGCATTATCTTTTCCTATTCCAATTATTATTGCGCTCATGCTTAACGAGGTAAAGCATGAAAAGTACAAACGCTTCGTCCAAACTGTCATTTATGCTCCTCATTTTCTGTCAACCGTTGTCGTAGTCGGAATGCTGCTGTTGTTCCTGAAGCCTGATGGACTGGTCAATCAGCTCATTATCTTATTTGGCGGTAAACCTATCTATTTTATTACTGAGCCAAGCTTATTTAAATCACTTTATGTTTTTTCCGATGTTTGGCAAACGATGGGCTGGAGTTCGATCATCTATCTTGCTGCTTTAGCCTCTATAGATTATCAGCTTCATGAAGCAGCCATCATAGATGGAGCAACTAGGATGCAGAGAATCTGGCATATTAATGTTCCGACCATATTCCCGACAATCGTTATTATGTTTATCCTAAGTGCCGGCTCTATCATGGCCGTAGGCTTTGAAAAAGTATTCTTAATGCAAAATAGTCTGAACATGCCTACTTCTGACGTTATTTCAACATTTGTATATCGTGCCGGGATTTTAGATGCACAATATAGTTTTTCAGCAGCAGTTGGATTATTTAACTCCGTTATTAATTTCATTATGTTGATCGTCGTTAACTCATTTGCTAAAAAGATCAACGAAACTAGTCTTTGGTAG
- a CDS encoding YesL family protein, producing the protein MTARMLLLGSYRLFEKIMLAAYLNILWIIFTAGGFIVFGIFPSTVGLFTVIRKMILYKDHDIKLFSEYWRAVKKEFVKSNAMGFLLTLITLLLWLNFQLLQIIGGIPHLILLLVICMIGMIWVILLFYWIPIYVHFELPIRNVLSAAFLIGLSNPLYTILMILGLSVLYMILLIVPGLFPFFSISVSVFLTMQLALKAFERNQKITFRNEEKK; encoded by the coding sequence ATGACTGCAAGAATGCTTTTGCTGGGAAGCTATAGGCTCTTTGAAAAGATTATGTTAGCAGCCTATCTAAATATTCTATGGATTATATTTACAGCAGGCGGCTTCATTGTATTCGGAATCTTCCCTTCTACTGTAGGACTATTTACAGTTATTAGAAAAATGATTCTTTACAAAGATCATGATATTAAACTATTCAGCGAGTATTGGAGAGCAGTAAAAAAAGAGTTTGTGAAATCGAATGCTATGGGCTTTCTATTAACCCTTATCACTTTGCTTCTTTGGCTAAACTTTCAGCTGCTTCAAATCATCGGTGGAATACCACATCTCATACTTCTATTGGTCATATGCATGATTGGAATGATTTGGGTCATTCTCTTATTCTATTGGATTCCAATATATGTACATTTTGAACTGCCTATTCGGAACGTTTTGAGCGCAGCTTTTCTGATTGGTCTATCCAATCCTCTTTATACAATCTTAATGATTTTAGGGTTATCCGTACTGTACATGATTCTGCTTATCGTACCTGGTTTATTTCCCTTTTTTTCAATCAGCGTCTCTGTCTTCCTCACCATGCAGCTTGCTCTTAAAGCCTTTGAACGGAATCAAAAAATCACTTTCAGAAATGAGGAAAAGAAATGA
- a CDS encoding carbohydrate ABC transporter permease, protein MTNRSSDKVFNFVNYLLLAIITLLVLYPLYFVLSASVSDPLYVLRGEMWLLPKDINFDAYKKVFMNDDILNGFWNTIKYTTVGTAINVVMTTMAAFPLSRKDFMGRNLIMGFLVFTMFFSGGLIPSYLLIKELGMLDTFWVMVIPNAVAIWNIIIMRTFFQTTIPIELQESAMIDGCSNIQILIKIVLPLSMPVIAVMVLFYAVGHWNSYFNALIYLQDRELFPLQLILREILIQSQTDEMVKATSESFVKQQLSVEGLKYAVLVVSNIPMMLLYPFLQRYFVKGFMIGAIKG, encoded by the coding sequence ATGACAAACCGTTCATCAGATAAAGTCTTCAACTTCGTGAACTATCTATTACTTGCCATTATTACACTGCTTGTGCTGTACCCTTTATACTTTGTCCTCAGTGCATCGGTGAGTGATCCCCTCTATGTCTTAAGAGGAGAAATGTGGCTCCTTCCGAAGGATATTAATTTCGATGCCTATAAAAAAGTCTTTATGAATGATGATATCCTAAACGGTTTTTGGAACACGATAAAGTATACAACGGTTGGAACTGCCATTAACGTCGTGATGACAACAATGGCCGCCTTTCCCCTATCAAGAAAGGACTTTATGGGCAGAAACCTTATTATGGGATTCTTAGTGTTTACTATGTTTTTTAGTGGAGGATTAATTCCTTCCTATCTATTAATTAAGGAACTCGGAATGCTGGATACTTTTTGGGTAATGGTTATTCCTAATGCAGTAGCGATCTGGAACATCATTATTATGCGTACGTTTTTCCAAACAACAATTCCGATTGAACTGCAAGAGTCGGCAATGATTGACGGCTGCAGCAATATACAGATTCTTATTAAGATCGTTTTGCCATTATCTATGCCTGTCATTGCAGTAATGGTGTTATTTTATGCTGTAGGCCACTGGAATTCTTACTTCAACGCCTTGATTTACTTGCAGGACCGGGAGCTCTTCCCACTCCAGTTAATTTTGAGGGAAATTCTCATACAGAGTCAAACGGATGAAATGGTCAAAGCGACTTCCGAGTCATTTGTAAAGCAGCAGTTAAGTGTTGAAGGGCTAAAATATGCTGTACTAGTTGTGTCAAATATACCAATGATGCTCTTATACCCTTTCCTGCAAAGATATTTTGTTAAAGGGTTCATGATCGGAGCCATAAAAGGATAA
- a CDS encoding methionine ABC transporter permease: MLVNSQQIIDALIETLAMTGFSLLFSTLIGLPLGVLLVITRKGHLWENAIIFNILNGVVNIFRSVPFIILMVAIVPLTRLIVGTSIGTAAAVVPLVFYAGPYIARLIENSLLEVDPGVIEAAEAMGATPAQIIFKFIVPEALSSLVLSLTIATVGLVGASAMAGAVGGGGLGDLAITYGYQRFDTVVMIITVTILVVLVQGLQSSGNLLSKKIRRR; encoded by the coding sequence ATGCTAGTTAATTCACAGCAAATTATTGATGCACTGATTGAAACACTTGCGATGACCGGTTTTTCATTGCTTTTCTCAACCTTGATCGGACTGCCGCTTGGTGTGCTGCTGGTCATTACAAGAAAAGGGCACCTATGGGAAAATGCCATTATTTTTAATATCTTGAACGGTGTCGTCAATATCTTCCGTTCTGTACCTTTCATCATATTAATGGTCGCGATTGTCCCGCTTACCAGATTAATTGTAGGAACATCAATTGGGACTGCAGCTGCTGTAGTACCGCTTGTCTTTTATGCAGGTCCATATATTGCGAGATTGATTGAGAACTCATTATTAGAAGTGGACCCAGGGGTCATAGAGGCAGCAGAAGCTATGGGAGCAACACCAGCGCAAATCATCTTTAAATTCATCGTACCGGAAGCATTAAGCTCGCTTGTATTAAGTCTTACAATCGCAACGGTTGGTCTTGTCGGGGCATCAGCGATGGCTGGAGCTGTCGGCGGCGGCGGGCTCGGGGATCTCGCCATAACATACGGCTATCAGCGCTTTGATACAGTTGTCATGATTATTACCGTTACAATCCTTGTTGTACTCGTTCAGGGACTTCAATCATCCGGAAACTTATTATCTAAAAAAATCAGAAGACGATAG
- a CDS encoding DUF3472 domain-containing protein, giving the protein MKRTFLAIGLLVSALLASPSLSHAASADNVYLGPLKSIESDIVMSDWSPTITAPYTYWATQNWNQGAEGGGYAGFQQQDDRAWANRTVHFALWDPMAVQAPIVSLYSHPEAKVERFGGEGTGLKVMTPYEWDLSKWYRMVIKRWDMQDGTHFGQWVKDVSSDKWALITEVAYPVKDVNFGGRFTLFQEDWAGTAENARGARTKNGYNRSIDGTWNSWDKQTMSTNSSNTNWAGGATEEYFWYQSGGTTIPNLANPTTLTISQQAEPELDDIEIDSVKAITKNKKVYISWQLKESSSPQFEYEITIVETENQTQAASVTNFGTKSNSEILIASLDKKKTYNAELKITDIFGQQKTITKQIIQKQ; this is encoded by the coding sequence ATGAAAAGAACATTTTTGGCTATAGGGCTTTTAGTATCAGCCCTGTTAGCATCTCCATCGTTATCTCATGCAGCCTCTGCTGATAATGTTTATTTAGGACCTCTAAAGAGTATTGAGTCTGATATCGTCATGAGTGATTGGTCACCAACTATTACTGCGCCTTATACATATTGGGCCACTCAAAACTGGAATCAAGGTGCAGAGGGCGGCGGATATGCAGGCTTTCAGCAGCAGGACGATCGGGCTTGGGCAAACAGGACCGTACATTTTGCATTATGGGACCCAATGGCTGTTCAAGCTCCCATTGTTTCCTTATATTCTCACCCTGAAGCAAAAGTTGAGCGTTTTGGCGGAGAAGGAACAGGATTAAAGGTAATGACACCATATGAATGGGATCTTTCAAAATGGTATCGAATGGTTATCAAACGATGGGATATGCAGGATGGCACTCATTTTGGGCAATGGGTAAAAGATGTCAGCTCTGATAAATGGGCTCTCATCACAGAAGTAGCCTATCCCGTTAAAGATGTGAATTTTGGCGGACGATTCACTCTTTTCCAAGAAGATTGGGCTGGCACTGCAGAGAACGCAAGAGGTGCCCGCACAAAGAATGGCTACAATCGATCAATTGATGGAACGTGGAATTCCTGGGATAAGCAGACAATGTCAACTAATAGCTCGAATACAAATTGGGCAGGAGGAGCAACCGAAGAATACTTTTGGTATCAATCTGGCGGAACAACCATTCCTAACCTTGCCAATCCGACGACTTTAACTATCAGCCAGCAAGCAGAACCAGAACTTGATGATATCGAAATCGATTCTGTTAAAGCTATAACTAAAAATAAAAAAGTCTATATAAGCTGGCAGCTGAAAGAATCCAGTTCTCCGCAATTTGAATATGAAATCACAATTGTCGAAACTGAAAATCAAACACAAGCAGCATCAGTGACGAATTTTGGTACAAAGTCTAATTCAGAAATATTGATAGCCTCATTAGATAAAAAGAAAACATATAACGCTGAACTTAAAATTACGGATATTTTCGGTCAGCAAAAAACAATAACAAAACAAATAATCCAAAAGCAGTAA
- a CDS encoding M20 family metallopeptidase, translating to MSTVVETLKEATILNIDNNKEKYLQISHSIHENPEIGNEEFFASKLLADLLQSEGFSVERGVAGHETAFLARKKSALKSGPVIAFLAEYDALPGLGHACGHNIIGTTSTAAAIALSKVIDETGGEVVVLGTPAEEGGPNGSAKGSFVKHGLLKGIDAALMVHPANATRITGNSLAVDPLDFEFIGKPAHAAAAPHHGINALDAVIQLYNGINALRQHVTDDVKIHGIITHGGDAPNIIPEYAKARFYIRAATRKKCSEATARVKAIAEGAALATGAKLNVIAFQNEVDNLVLNRSFDDVFKQELESLGEQVETGERDGLGSTDAGNISQEVPTIHPYIKIGPDTLIGHTVEFREAAKSERGDEALLLGAKGLALTGLRLLTDEALFNDIKEEFQKRKALEG from the coding sequence TTGAGTACAGTTGTTGAAACTCTGAAAGAGGCAACGATTTTAAATATTGATAACAATAAGGAGAAGTATCTTCAGATCAGCCACTCCATTCATGAAAACCCTGAAATCGGCAATGAGGAGTTCTTTGCATCAAAGCTCCTCGCAGATCTTCTTCAGTCAGAAGGCTTCAGCGTTGAACGCGGAGTTGCCGGACATGAAACAGCTTTTCTTGCCAGAAAGAAATCTGCTTTAAAGAGCGGACCGGTTATTGCTTTTTTAGCTGAATACGACGCATTGCCCGGACTTGGCCATGCATGCGGCCACAACATTATTGGCACAACTAGCACGGCAGCGGCTATTGCCCTGAGCAAAGTGATCGATGAAACCGGGGGAGAAGTTGTAGTCCTCGGAACACCGGCTGAAGAAGGCGGTCCTAACGGCAGTGCTAAAGGAAGCTTTGTCAAACATGGTCTGCTTAAAGGGATTGATGCAGCCTTAATGGTGCATCCGGCGAATGCAACGAGAATTACCGGAAATTCACTTGCTGTTGATCCTCTTGACTTTGAGTTTATCGGAAAGCCTGCACATGCAGCAGCTGCTCCTCACCATGGCATTAATGCCTTAGATGCAGTCATTCAGCTTTACAATGGCATTAATGCTTTGCGCCAGCATGTAACAGATGACGTGAAAATTCACGGGATCATTACACATGGCGGTGATGCGCCGAATATTATACCGGAATATGCAAAAGCCCGCTTTTATATCAGGGCAGCTACCCGAAAAAAATGCAGTGAAGCGACTGCACGCGTGAAAGCTATTGCAGAAGGTGCAGCACTTGCAACAGGTGCAAAGCTAAACGTCATCGCTTTTCAAAATGAAGTCGATAATCTGGTTTTAAACCGCTCATTTGATGATGTTTTTAAACAGGAGCTTGAAAGTCTTGGAGAGCAGGTTGAGACTGGTGAACGCGACGGATTAGGTTCAACGGACGCCGGCAATATCAGCCAGGAAGTGCCAACGATCCACCCTTATATTAAAATCGGCCCGGATACCTTAATTGGACATACAGTTGAATTCAGGGAAGCAGCTAAATCTGAGCGTGGTGACGAAGCCCTCCTTCTGGGGGCGAAAGGGCTTGCTTTGACTGGATTAAGACTTTTGACAGATGAAGCTTTATTCAATGATATAAAGGAAGAGTTTCAGAAACGTAAGGCGTTAGAGGGCTAG
- a CDS encoding oxidoreductase, protein MSKKTVLITGASSGFGMLAAHGLAKAGYHVIATMRNLEKKAGLMKSILDDGLDENVTLLELDVTSSDSIQALKHFLNETGKIDILINNAGYAFGGFGEEITADEYREQFETNFFGVIAVTQAVLPFMRSQRSGKIINMSSISGLIGFPGLSPYVSSKHALEGFSESLRLEVKPFGIDVILVEPGSFSTNIWTTGKRVSPVSMEASSPYFEYMIRIEDELERGREKLGNPGEVAALIVKLCKKKTGVKLRYTVGKGVRFSLFLKRILPWSVWESIIIGKLLPNKKKNPSF, encoded by the coding sequence ATGTCAAAAAAAACAGTGCTTATTACCGGGGCTTCAAGCGGGTTTGGCATGCTTGCAGCACATGGACTTGCAAAAGCCGGATATCACGTGATAGCCACAATGAGAAATCTGGAAAAGAAAGCAGGACTGATGAAGTCCATACTGGATGATGGCCTTGATGAAAATGTGACATTGCTTGAGCTTGATGTCACGTCCTCTGACTCCATTCAGGCGCTTAAACATTTTTTGAATGAAACAGGCAAAATAGACATTCTCATCAATAACGCAGGATATGCATTTGGCGGCTTCGGCGAGGAAATTACAGCTGATGAGTACAGAGAGCAATTTGAAACTAACTTTTTTGGTGTGATTGCCGTTACACAGGCTGTCCTTCCTTTTATGCGATCACAGCGAAGCGGCAAGATTATTAATATGAGCAGCATAAGCGGATTGATCGGCTTTCCGGGACTGTCGCCGTATGTTTCGTCAAAGCATGCACTTGAAGGCTTCAGTGAAAGCCTTCGCCTTGAAGTGAAGCCTTTCGGCATTGATGTTATTTTGGTGGAGCCCGGGTCTTTTTCTACAAATATTTGGACAACAGGCAAGAGAGTTTCACCTGTCTCAATGGAAGCAAGTTCTCCGTATTTTGAATATATGATTAGAATAGAAGATGAGCTTGAACGGGGAAGAGAAAAACTTGGAAATCCAGGTGAGGTTGCTGCACTCATTGTAAAGCTTTGTAAAAAAAAGACTGGTGTTAAACTGAGATACACGGTTGGAAAAGGGGTCCGTTTTTCTCTATTCTTAAAAAGAATTCTTCCATGGAGTGTGTGGGAATCGATTATCATTGGAAAACTGCTGCCCAATAAGAAAAAGAACCCATCTTTTTGA
- a CDS encoding MetQ/NlpA family ABC transporter substrate-binding protein, with protein MKKFIILALILVLGALAAGCGNKTVNGKEEVNVKIGVSGSDNRIWDFVAKKAEKEGINIEIVTFSDYVQPNLALAEGELDANAFQTISYFNAFKKEHDLDLSPIGTTVIAPLGLYSEKYKSIKDIPDGGKIAVPNEATNMGRAFLLLQDAGLIELPEDFDGNGSLDKIVSNPKKLEIVPVVAGQTPRVLPDVAGSIINNGIAVDAGFNPVKDSIFHEDETATPYINIIAARTEDKDRKELKRIVQLYQEEDTAEFIEKEYDGSTIPTFVPLSKIGE; from the coding sequence ATGAAAAAATTTATTATCTTAGCACTTATTCTAGTATTGGGAGCTCTTGCTGCGGGCTGCGGAAATAAAACAGTAAACGGGAAAGAAGAAGTAAATGTCAAAATCGGCGTAAGCGGATCAGATAACCGCATTTGGGATTTTGTTGCAAAGAAAGCCGAAAAAGAAGGCATCAACATTGAGATTGTGACATTCTCAGATTACGTTCAGCCAAACCTGGCACTGGCAGAAGGTGAGCTTGATGCAAATGCATTCCAGACAATCTCTTATTTTAACGCATTTAAAAAAGAACATGATCTTGATCTTTCACCAATCGGTACAACTGTGATTGCTCCACTTGGACTTTATTCTGAAAAATATAAATCCATCAAAGACATTCCGGATGGCGGAAAGATTGCCGTTCCAAATGAAGCAACCAATATGGGCAGAGCGTTCCTTCTGCTTCAGGATGCAGGCTTGATTGAGCTTCCGGAGGACTTTGATGGAAATGGTTCATTGGACAAAATTGTTTCAAATCCGAAAAAATTAGAAATTGTTCCTGTTGTTGCAGGCCAGACACCGCGTGTATTACCGGATGTAGCAGGATCGATCATTAATAATGGCATTGCGGTAGATGCAGGCTTTAACCCAGTGAAAGACTCAATTTTCCATGAAGATGAAACGGCTACTCCATATATCAACATTATTGCAGCGCGTACAGAAGATAAGGACCGCAAAGAACTGAAACGCATTGTTCAGCTTTATCAAGAAGAGGATACAGCTGAATTTATTGAAAAAGAATATGACGGAAGTACGATTCCTACGTTTGTGCCTTTAAGCAAAATTGGAGAATAA
- a CDS encoding methionine ABC transporter ATP-binding protein — protein sequence MIQFEGVTKVYNSGGNEVRALDGIDLHVKQGEICGVIGFSGAGKSTLIRTVNLLERPSSGKIIVDNLDLTTLSQKEVRQVKRKIGMVFQHFNLLNSKTVFANVAMPLLLAKASQKEIKERVTELLSFVGLEDKANQYPDQLSGGQKQRVGIARALATQPSILLCDEATSALDPQTTGSILKLLKKINQEYNITILMITHEMSVIREVCDRVAVIEGGKIIESDSVFDVFSNPQTKTASNFVSSVLNDSIPVSVLKLVQDENAQGQIFKINFVGKSSGQPLLSQIAKRFDLDINVLFGNITELQGIPFGHLIVELQGAESEIKRALLVMNQENVTVKEVEVHAS from the coding sequence ATGATTCAATTTGAAGGTGTCACAAAGGTTTATAACAGCGGCGGAAATGAAGTGAGAGCACTTGACGGCATTGATCTTCATGTGAAGCAGGGGGAGATTTGCGGTGTGATCGGATTCAGCGGAGCCGGTAAAAGCACACTGATCCGCACAGTTAATTTATTAGAGCGTCCAAGCTCCGGAAAAATCATTGTTGATAATCTCGATTTAACGACTCTTTCCCAAAAGGAAGTAAGACAGGTTAAGCGCAAAATCGGCATGGTCTTTCAGCATTTCAATCTGCTGAATTCCAAAACGGTCTTCGCCAATGTTGCGATGCCGCTCCTTCTTGCAAAAGCTTCTCAAAAAGAAATCAAAGAAAGAGTAACAGAACTATTGTCGTTTGTAGGATTAGAGGACAAAGCAAATCAATATCCAGACCAACTATCAGGGGGTCAAAAACAGCGTGTCGGCATTGCCAGAGCACTTGCTACACAGCCTTCCATTCTATTGTGTGATGAAGCAACATCTGCACTTGATCCGCAAACAACCGGGTCCATTCTGAAGCTTTTGAAAAAAATCAATCAGGAATACAACATTACGATTTTAATGATCACCCATGAGATGTCAGTTATTAGGGAGGTTTGCGATAGGGTTGCTGTAATTGAGGGCGGAAAAATTATCGAGTCAGACTCAGTTTTTGATGTTTTCTCAAATCCTCAAACAAAAACAGCTTCGAACTTTGTCAGCTCTGTTCTGAATGATTCCATCCCTGTGTCTGTGCTGAAATTAGTGCAGGATGAGAATGCACAGGGACAGATTTTCAAAATTAACTTTGTCGGCAAATCTTCGGGACAGCCGCTGCTTTCTCAGATTGCTAAACGGTTTGATCTTGATATCAATGTTTTATTTGGAAACATCACAGAGCTTCAGGGCATTCCTTTTGGACATTTGATTGTCGAGCTGCAGGGAGCGGAAAGCGAAATTAAACGGGCGTTATTAGTTATGAATCAGGAAAATGTCACAGTGAAAGAGGTGGAAGTACATGCTAGTTAA
- a CDS encoding extracellular solute-binding protein, protein MKSNKWGYGFLSGVLAFSILSGCTNEEASKEKSESAVKVNKTGMPIADEKIELTGFAGKFFASQDWNKLKLWEEYAKMSNVEIDWETVQVDSLKEKRNLLLASGEYPDVLFSSALPKADLIKYGQQGVLLKLNDLIDQYAPNFKKLMEENPVVAKGVTMPDGSIYGFPTIYDPEFKGLHLGTPWINKNWLEKLGLEEPQNLDDFYKVLKAFKEEDPNGNGKADEIPWSGAYGIGEAIGFIKGSFGLNNHGSANAYIDLAPGSNNLRFTPSSDEYKEMLDYLHKLYKDGLIDKEIFTADPQAFTAKASDGTFGVINGLDPETIYQLKGYVGTPVLKGPKGEQMLTSMGSPLGNIGMFVITDKNKNPEATIRWVDHFYGDEGTKMFFMGFEGVTYEEKNGEFEYTENMTKNPDGLNLDQALSEYLTWPGGYYPGIVKEKYFKGSEGKPASKENALKSEPYAIKQEDIWPAFNFSPEEQEELSTISTDITTYVDEMTASFISGKTSLSKWEDYVQTLKQMNLDRYMEIYESGYKNYKK, encoded by the coding sequence ATGAAGAGCAATAAATGGGGATATGGATTTTTATCAGGTGTTCTTGCATTTTCCATTTTGAGCGGCTGTACGAATGAGGAAGCTTCTAAAGAAAAGAGCGAATCTGCTGTCAAAGTCAATAAGACCGGAATGCCGATTGCAGATGAGAAAATAGAATTAACAGGATTTGCAGGGAAATTTTTTGCATCTCAAGACTGGAATAAACTTAAGTTATGGGAAGAATATGCAAAGATGAGCAATGTTGAAATAGATTGGGAAACGGTACAAGTTGATAGTTTAAAAGAAAAAAGAAACCTTCTTCTTGCAAGCGGTGAATATCCGGATGTTCTATTCTCATCCGCACTTCCAAAAGCCGATCTGATTAAATATGGGCAACAGGGTGTATTGCTTAAACTAAACGACCTAATTGATCAGTATGCTCCTAATTTTAAAAAGCTGATGGAAGAAAATCCAGTGGTTGCAAAAGGGGTTACTATGCCTGATGGAAGCATTTATGGGTTTCCAACTATTTATGATCCAGAATTTAAAGGCCTGCACTTGGGAACACCCTGGATCAATAAGAATTGGCTGGAAAAATTAGGGCTGGAAGAGCCTCAAAATTTAGATGACTTTTATAAAGTTCTCAAAGCGTTTAAAGAAGAGGATCCTAATGGCAATGGAAAAGCTGATGAAATTCCATGGTCTGGGGCATATGGAATTGGAGAAGCTATCGGATTTATTAAAGGGTCTTTCGGTCTTAATAATCATGGTTCTGCCAATGCATATATTGATTTAGCACCTGGAAGCAACAACCTCAGGTTCACTCCATCGTCCGATGAATATAAAGAAATGCTAGATTATCTTCATAAACTCTATAAAGACGGATTAATAGATAAAGAGATTTTCACAGCTGATCCACAAGCATTTACTGCCAAAGCTTCAGATGGAACCTTCGGTGTCATCAACGGACTCGATCCTGAGACGATATACCAGTTAAAAGGTTATGTCGGAACACCTGTGCTCAAAGGACCTAAAGGTGAGCAAATGCTTACATCAATGGGTTCACCACTTGGAAATATCGGAATGTTCGTCATCACGGACAAGAACAAAAATCCAGAAGCGACGATTAGGTGGGTTGATCACTTTTACGGGGATGAAGGAACAAAGATGTTCTTTATGGGATTTGAAGGTGTGACATACGAAGAGAAAAATGGAGAGTTTGAATACACTGAGAATATGACAAAAAACCCTGATGGCTTAAATTTGGATCAGGCATTGAGCGAATATCTTACATGGCCGGGCGGGTATTATCCTGGAATTGTTAAAGAAAAATACTTTAAAGGTTCTGAAGGTAAGCCTGCATCTAAAGAAAATGCACTAAAATCTGAACCTTACGCCATTAAACAAGAAGACATTTGGCCTGCATTTAACTTCAGTCCAGAAGAACAAGAAGAGCTGTCAACCATTTCAACTGATATAACGACATATGTAGATGAAATGACAGCAAGCTTTATCTCCGGAAAAACATCATTATCGAAATGGGAGGATTATGTTCAGACCCTTAAACAAATGAACTTAGACCGCTACATGGAGATTTATGAATCCGGCTATAAGAATTACAAGAAATAA